The window GCGCCCGTTCGTTTTTTTTTGCGCAAAATCAAATAAAAGCGCCCCAAAACTACACTTGTTTCCAACAATGTTTTTTATTGTGTTTGATTTTTTCATCCATATTACTTATTATAATATAGTCAATTTATATTTACTTGTTTGAAAGGATCCCTGCATGAATACAAACGTAAACTCCAAAGGCGTCTTTGTCGTTTTGGTGCTCGGCGCGATAATAACAGCGCTCGTATCCACGGTAATGAGCACCGCTCTGCCCGCCATCATGGCCGAATTTGCCATTCCGGCTTCGCAGGCGCAGCTTGTAACGAGCATTTATTCGCTCGTAAGCGGCGTAATGATACTTGCAACGGCTGTAATAATCAAAAAATTCAGAACGCGCCCCCTCTTTTTAACGGGTATGCTCATCTTCACGGCGGGCGTGCTGCTTTGCGCCGTATGCCCCACTTACGGCGTGATGCTCGCCGGAAGAGTAGTTCAGGGCGTGGGCTACGGCATAATAATTTCGCTTACGCAGGTAGTTATACTTACGATAGTCCCCGAAGGGCGGCGCGGCTTCGCAATGGGCGTATACGGCTTTGCCGTTGTGCTCGCGCCGATACTCGGCCCCATACTCGGCGGTCTCGTTATAGACCACTATTCGTGGCGGCTCATATTCTGGATAATACTGCTTTTATGCATCCTTGACGTCGTTTTGGGCCTTATCTTCATGCGAAACGTGCTTGAAAACATGCCCCAGCGCTTCGACGTTCCCTCAATGATACTTGCCGCCATAGGCTTTACGGGCGTAGTGCTCGGCGTGGGGAATATCGGCACATATCCGTTTCTCAGTATACAAACGGGGCTTTTGCTTCTCGTGGGCGTCGCCGCGCTCGTCGTGTTCGCGCTCAGACAGATGAAGCTTGAATATCCGCTTCTCAATCTGCGCGTATTCAAAACGCGCGATTTCGCCGTAGCCGTTATCATGAGCGTGATACTCTACGGCACGATGAACGCCATGCCCACTATAATGCCTATCCTCGTTCAGACGATAATGGGACACAGCGCCACGATGTTCGGTATAATCATCGCGCCCTGCTCCGTTATCATGGCGGTACTTAGCCCCTTCACGGGAAAGCTTTTCGACAAAATAGGTATGCGCCCGCTTGCGCTCATAGGCTGCATACTTATAACGCTGAGCAACGCCTGCATCCTCTTTATAAGACAGGACAGCCACGTTGTGCTTCTCATAGCCATACTTATAGTTTTCGGCATAGGCATGGCCTTTGTCGTAATGAATCTCGTCACCTTCGGCATGGCGAAGCTTGAGGGCGCGAAAAAGACCGACGGAAACGCGCTCATCACGTGCCTTCGCACGATGGGCAGCGCTTTGGGCACGGCGGGCTTCGTGGCGCTTTTGTCGGCAGGCGCCGAGGCCGGACATTATACGGTGGCAAACGTGCATCACAGCTATATAGGCATGACCGTCTGCACCGCCGTGACAGTCCTTTTGGTATTATTCTTTATACGCGGAAAGAAAAACGAGCAAAAGAAGATAGAAGGCGAAAAGATAGAGGCCGAGGCAGAAGAAAAATAGAGAAAGAGACCACAGGACGAAAAAACACGGGCAGGACGTATAACGACGTCTGCCCGTGCTCTTTTTTTGGCTTACTTATCGAACGAAGGGTTGTATGCGTAATAGTTTTTGCAGTCCAGCTTTGATTTTGCTATCTCAAGCGCCTCGCCGAAGCGCTGGAAGTGTACTATCTCGCGCTCGCGCAAAAACTTTATCGGGTCCCTTATGTCGGGATCGTCTATAAGGCGCAGGATATTGTCGTAGCTGAGTCTTGCCTTCTCTTCCGCCGCAAGGTCCTCAAAAAGGTCC of the Clostridia bacterium genome contains:
- a CDS encoding DHA2 family efflux MFS transporter permease subunit, which encodes MNTNVNSKGVFVVLVLGAIITALVSTVMSTALPAIMAEFAIPASQAQLVTSIYSLVSGVMILATAVIIKKFRTRPLFLTGMLIFTAGVLLCAVCPTYGVMLAGRVVQGVGYGIIISLTQVVILTIVPEGRRGFAMGVYGFAVVLAPILGPILGGLVIDHYSWRLIFWIILLLCILDVVLGLIFMRNVLENMPQRFDVPSMILAAIGFTGVVLGVGNIGTYPFLSIQTGLLLLVGVAALVVFALRQMKLEYPLLNLRVFKTRDFAVAVIMSVILYGTMNAMPTIMPILVQTIMGHSATMFGIIIAPCSVIMAVLSPFTGKLFDKIGMRPLALIGCILITLSNACILFIRQDSHVVLLIAILIVFGIGMAFVVMNLVTFGMAKLEGAKKTDGNALITCLRTMGSALGTAGFVALLSAGAEAGHYTVANVHHSYIGMTVCTAVTVLLVLFFIRGKKNEQKKIEGEKIEAEAEEK